One window from the genome of Nicotiana sylvestris chromosome 9, ASM39365v2, whole genome shotgun sequence encodes:
- the LOC104211798 gene encoding uncharacterized protein, whose amino-acid sequence MKNAIRCCIACILPCGALDVIRIVHTNGKVEEISGTHIKAAEIMKLHPKHVLKKPSSSSSSSSSSDEGSICPKIVIVPPDAELKRGKIYFLMPMPPSSSSSSAPKKSKNRSRAPTRKKKIRSSSSEDRENGYNANLLVSDQYLSDILLEKVSTQRDRRKGRVGVWRPHLESIYETPSES is encoded by the coding sequence ATGAAAAACGCCATTAGATGTTGTATAGCTTGTATTCTTCCTTGTGGGGCACTTGATGTAATTCGAATAGTTCATACAAATGGTAAAGTTGAAGAAATAAGTGGAACTCATATAAAAGCAGCTGAAATCATGAAACTTCATCCAAAACATGTCTTAAAAaaaccatcatcatcatcatcttcttcttcttcttcggatgAAGGATCAATTTGTCCGAAAATCGTTATCGTCCCTCCTGATGCTGAGCTTAAACGTGGGAAGATCTATTTTCTCATGCCAAtgcctccttcttcttcctcgtcaTCTGCACCCAAGAAATCGAAGAATCGGTCTCGGGCACCGACGAGGAAGAAAAAGATAAGGTCATCTTCGTCAGAAGATCGTGAAAATGGGTACAATGCTAACTTACTAGTTTCTGATCAGTATTTGAGTGATATTTTGTTGGAGAAAGTGTCAACACAAAGAGATCGAAGGAAAGGAAGAGTTGGAGTATGGAGACCTCATCTAGAAAGCATTTATGAGACTCCAAGTGAATCATGA
- the LOC104211799 gene encoding putative Myb family transcription factor At1g14600, whose amino-acid sequence MEKVSYSIDLNEEANNKRETDEAIELSDDMIEKTAEGNGSSEDIGNEDKCSRVRQYVRSKLPRLRWTPDLHLSFVRAIERLGGQERATPKLVLQTMNVRGLSIAHVKSHLQMYRSKKLGEFGQVLGHAHRAMQGKSYFYGNPRQIFNPLQDFKMKNGAIVLARNFNDDDDNVNHHFQNSLSRPRHETKEIFSRYLEWSSNQGTNNLFRMKILQAGNHEIGPVRQSHFLEEKRWPPNEFKENQYWKEKRVSLSNISSNKNSQSLFQQNNFVQQPKWRWRYNSLEPKFETPFRLEMKRDKRLSEKDWMPDLQLGLSTIDNNKEQIQQSKKESDSTLNTMLSLSLPSYSSSAT is encoded by the exons ATGGAAAAGGTGTCATATTCCATTGATTTGAATGAAGAAGCTAATAACAAAAGGGAAACTGATGAAGCCATTGAACTTAGTGATGACATGATTGAGAAAACAGCAGAAGGAAACGGTAGCTCTGAGGATATTGGAAATGAAGACAAGTGCAGCAGAGTTAGGCAATATGTTCGATCAAAATTGCCAAGGCTTCGTTGGACTCCTGATCTTCATCTCTCTTTTGTTCGTGCCATTGAAAGATTAGGTGGTCAAGAAA GAGCTACTCCAAAATTGGTTCTTCAGACGATGAATGTGAGAGGACTCAGCATTGCTCATGTAAAAAGTCATCTGCAGATGTATCGAAGCAAGAAACTTGGAGAGTTTGGACAAG TACTAGGCCATGCTCATAGAGCAATGCAAGGAAAAAGTTATTTCTATGGAAATCCAAGACAAATATTTAACCCTCTTCAAGACTTCAAAATGAAGAATGGTGCAATTGTATTAGCAAGGAATtttaatgatgatgatgataacgTTAATCACCATTTCCAAAATTCACTTTCCAGACCTCGACATGAGACAAAGGAAATTTTTTCCAG ATATTTGGAATGGTCTTCCAATCAAGGAACAAACAATTTGTTCAGAATGAAAATCTTGCAGGCTGGAAACCATGAAATTGGTCCTGTTAGACAAAGCCATTTTCTTGAAGAAAAAAGGTGGCCACCAAAtgaatttaaggaaaatcaataTTGGAAGGAAAAGAGGGTTTCTTTGTCAAATATTTCCTCCAATAAGAATTCTCAATCTTTGTTTCAACAAAACAATTTTGTACAACAACCCAAGTGGAGGTGGAGATACAATAGCCTTGAGCCAAAATTTGAGACTCCTTTCAGACTTGAG ATGAAAAGAGACAAGAGGTTAAGCGAAAAAGATTGGATGCCTGATTTACAACTAGGACTGAGCACAATAGACAATAATAAGGAGCAAATTCAGCAGAGTAAGAAGGAATCAGATTCAACATTAAACACAATGCTCTCTCTTTCTTTGCCTTCTTATTCATCAAGTGCAACCTAA